In Ostrea edulis chromosome 10, xbOstEdul1.1, whole genome shotgun sequence, one genomic interval encodes:
- the LOC125666003 gene encoding RNA-binding motif, single-stranded-interacting protein 3-like isoform X11 — protein MQFVTYTPRSMPAASPNTTSSQSSNQSQSGEQLSRTNLYIRGLNPNTTDKDLVNLCQPYGKIISTKAIIDQQTNKCKGYGFVDFDSPTAAEVAVQALQSQGIQAQMAKQQEQDPTNLYIANLPIYFAETNLENMFKDYGTVISTRILRKPDGISRGVGFSRMESKEKCERIIDQFNGKILPGCTEPLLVKFADGGNKKKTAIPQIRNELAQSLVGLDKSGSLQAYFQQMGDPSLALAAYADQALATNGVGAPALVTPAGLTLPRYTMATTPQTYQMAQANPAAAATGWVHPGYIMQPPMAHYLATSPLAQTGYSQIPYQGGAMIQGLQIDPDQASGDEQLQANLQAAYATQSSFT, from the exons ACTTATACACCACGCAGCATGCCTGCGGCCAGTCCTAATACCACCAGTAGCCAGTCCAGTAACCAAAGTCAATCTGGTGAACAGCTCAGCCGGACCAACCTCTATATACGAGGTCTCAACCCTAACACAACCGATAAAGACTTAGTAAACCTCTGCCAACC aTATGGCAAAATTATTTCCACCAAAGCCATCATAGACCAACAGACAAACAAATGTAAAG GTTACGGTTTTGTGGACTTTGATTCCCCCACAGCGGCAGAGGTTGCAGTGCAAGCCTTACAGTCACAAGGAATACAGGCTCAGATGGCCAAA CAACAAGAGCAGGACCCCACTAACTTGTATATTGCCAACCTCCCGATTTATTTTGCTGAGACCAATCTAGAGAATATGTTCAAGGACTATGGCACAGTGATTTCCACAAGAATTTTACGAAAGCCTGACGGAATCAGCCGAGGAGTCGGATTTAGCAGGATGGAATCCAAGGAAAAATGTGAGAGGATCATCGACCAGTTCAATGGAAAAATTTTACCAG gTTGCACTGAGCCCCTGCTGGTGAAGTTTGCTGATGGAGGAAACAAGAAAAAGACTGCCATACCGCAGATTAGAAACGAG TTGGCCCAGAGTTTGGTTGGTCTTGACAAAAGCGGATCCCTCCAAGCCTATTTCCAGCAAATGGGAGat CCAAGTCTGGCTTTAGCAGCCTATGCTGACCAAGCTTTGGCTACTAATGG TGTTGGAGCTCCTGCCTTAGTGACCCCAGCAGGCCTGACTCTTCCTCGATACACTATGGCCACCACCCCACAGACCTATCAGATGGCCCAGGCTAACCCTGCTGCTGCTGCCACAGGCTGGGTTCACCCCGGATACATCATGCAGCCTCCCATGGCCCAT TACCTCGCCACCTCCCCACTGGCCCAGACTGGTTATTCACAGATTCCATACCAGGGAGGCGCCATGATCCAAGGGCTTCAAATCGAT
- the LOC125666003 gene encoding RNA-binding motif, single-stranded-interacting protein 3-like isoform X10 has product MLEIQTYTPRSMPAASPNTTSSQSSNQSQSGEQLSRTNLYIRGLNPNTTDKDLVNLCQPYGKIISTKAIIDQQTNKCKGYGFVDFDSPTAAEVAVQALQSQGIQAQMAKQQEQDPTNLYIANLPIYFAETNLENMFKDYGTVISTRILRKPDGISRGVGFSRMESKEKCERIIDQFNGKILPGCTEPLLVKFADGGNKKKTAIPQIRNELAQSLVGLDKSGSLQAYFQQMGDPSLALAAYADQALATNGVGAPALVTPAGLTLPRYTMATTPQTYQMAQANPAAAATGWVHPGYIMQPPMAHYLATSPLAQTGYSQIPYQGGAMIQGLQIDPDQASGDEQLQANLQAAYATQSSFT; this is encoded by the exons ACTTATACACCACGCAGCATGCCTGCGGCCAGTCCTAATACCACCAGTAGCCAGTCCAGTAACCAAAGTCAATCTGGTGAACAGCTCAGCCGGACCAACCTCTATATACGAGGTCTCAACCCTAACACAACCGATAAAGACTTAGTAAACCTCTGCCAACC aTATGGCAAAATTATTTCCACCAAAGCCATCATAGACCAACAGACAAACAAATGTAAAG GTTACGGTTTTGTGGACTTTGATTCCCCCACAGCGGCAGAGGTTGCAGTGCAAGCCTTACAGTCACAAGGAATACAGGCTCAGATGGCCAAA CAACAAGAGCAGGACCCCACTAACTTGTATATTGCCAACCTCCCGATTTATTTTGCTGAGACCAATCTAGAGAATATGTTCAAGGACTATGGCACAGTGATTTCCACAAGAATTTTACGAAAGCCTGACGGAATCAGCCGAGGAGTCGGATTTAGCAGGATGGAATCCAAGGAAAAATGTGAGAGGATCATCGACCAGTTCAATGGAAAAATTTTACCAG gTTGCACTGAGCCCCTGCTGGTGAAGTTTGCTGATGGAGGAAACAAGAAAAAGACTGCCATACCGCAGATTAGAAACGAG TTGGCCCAGAGTTTGGTTGGTCTTGACAAAAGCGGATCCCTCCAAGCCTATTTCCAGCAAATGGGAGat CCAAGTCTGGCTTTAGCAGCCTATGCTGACCAAGCTTTGGCTACTAATGG TGTTGGAGCTCCTGCCTTAGTGACCCCAGCAGGCCTGACTCTTCCTCGATACACTATGGCCACCACCCCACAGACCTATCAGATGGCCCAGGCTAACCCTGCTGCTGCTGCCACAGGCTGGGTTCACCCCGGATACATCATGCAGCCTCCCATGGCCCAT TACCTCGCCACCTCCCCACTGGCCCAGACTGGTTATTCACAGATTCCATACCAGGGAGGCGCCATGATCCAAGGGCTTCAAATCGAT
- the LOC125666003 gene encoding RNA-binding motif, single-stranded-interacting protein 3-like isoform X9, which yields MVEEKSPSDTETYTPRSMPAASPNTTSSQSSNQSQSGEQLSRTNLYIRGLNPNTTDKDLVNLCQPYGKIISTKAIIDQQTNKCYGFVDFDSPTAAEVAVQALQSQGIQAQMAKQQEQDPTNLYIANLPIYFAETNLENMFKDYGTVISTRILRKPDGISRGVGFSRMESKEKCERIIDQFNGKILPGCTEPLLVKFADGGNKKKTAIPQIRNELAQSLVGLDKSGSLQAYFQQMGDPSLALAAYADQALATNGVGAPALVTPAGLTLPRYTMATTPQTYQMAQANPAAAATGWVHPGYIMQPPMAHYLATSPLAQTGYSQIPYQGGAMIQGLQIDPDQASGDEQLQANLQAAYATQSSFT from the exons ATGGTTGAAGAGAAGTCGCCCTCTGATACAGAA ACTTATACACCACGCAGCATGCCTGCGGCCAGTCCTAATACCACCAGTAGCCAGTCCAGTAACCAAAGTCAATCTGGTGAACAGCTCAGCCGGACCAACCTCTATATACGAGGTCTCAACCCTAACACAACCGATAAAGACTTAGTAAACCTCTGCCAACC aTATGGCAAAATTATTTCCACCAAAGCCATCATAGACCAACAGACAAACAAAT GTTACGGTTTTGTGGACTTTGATTCCCCCACAGCGGCAGAGGTTGCAGTGCAAGCCTTACAGTCACAAGGAATACAGGCTCAGATGGCCAAA CAACAAGAGCAGGACCCCACTAACTTGTATATTGCCAACCTCCCGATTTATTTTGCTGAGACCAATCTAGAGAATATGTTCAAGGACTATGGCACAGTGATTTCCACAAGAATTTTACGAAAGCCTGACGGAATCAGCCGAGGAGTCGGATTTAGCAGGATGGAATCCAAGGAAAAATGTGAGAGGATCATCGACCAGTTCAATGGAAAAATTTTACCAG gTTGCACTGAGCCCCTGCTGGTGAAGTTTGCTGATGGAGGAAACAAGAAAAAGACTGCCATACCGCAGATTAGAAACGAG TTGGCCCAGAGTTTGGTTGGTCTTGACAAAAGCGGATCCCTCCAAGCCTATTTCCAGCAAATGGGAGat CCAAGTCTGGCTTTAGCAGCCTATGCTGACCAAGCTTTGGCTACTAATGG TGTTGGAGCTCCTGCCTTAGTGACCCCAGCAGGCCTGACTCTTCCTCGATACACTATGGCCACCACCCCACAGACCTATCAGATGGCCCAGGCTAACCCTGCTGCTGCTGCCACAGGCTGGGTTCACCCCGGATACATCATGCAGCCTCCCATGGCCCAT TACCTCGCCACCTCCCCACTGGCCCAGACTGGTTATTCACAGATTCCATACCAGGGAGGCGCCATGATCCAAGGGCTTCAAATCGAT
- the LOC125666003 gene encoding RNA-binding motif, single-stranded-interacting protein 3-like isoform X8, whose amino-acid sequence MVEEKSPSDTETYTPRSMPAASPNTTSSQSSNQSQSGEQLSRTNLYIRGLNPNTTDKDLVNLCQPYGKIISTKAIIDQQTNKCKGYGFVDFDSPTAAEVAVQALQSQGIQAQMAKQQEQDPTNLYIANLPIYFAETNLENMFKDYGTVISTRILRKPDGISRGVGFSRMESKEKCERIIDQFNGKILPGCTEPLLVKFADGGNKKKTAIPQIRNELAQSLVGLDKSGSLQAYFQQMGDPSLALAAYADQALATNGVGAPALVTPAGLTLPRYTMATTPQTYQMAQANPAAAATGWVHPGYIMQPPMAHYLATSPLAQTGYSQIPYQGGAMIQGLQIDPDQASGDEQLQANLQAAYATQSSFT is encoded by the exons ATGGTTGAAGAGAAGTCGCCCTCTGATACAGAA ACTTATACACCACGCAGCATGCCTGCGGCCAGTCCTAATACCACCAGTAGCCAGTCCAGTAACCAAAGTCAATCTGGTGAACAGCTCAGCCGGACCAACCTCTATATACGAGGTCTCAACCCTAACACAACCGATAAAGACTTAGTAAACCTCTGCCAACC aTATGGCAAAATTATTTCCACCAAAGCCATCATAGACCAACAGACAAACAAATGTAAAG GTTACGGTTTTGTGGACTTTGATTCCCCCACAGCGGCAGAGGTTGCAGTGCAAGCCTTACAGTCACAAGGAATACAGGCTCAGATGGCCAAA CAACAAGAGCAGGACCCCACTAACTTGTATATTGCCAACCTCCCGATTTATTTTGCTGAGACCAATCTAGAGAATATGTTCAAGGACTATGGCACAGTGATTTCCACAAGAATTTTACGAAAGCCTGACGGAATCAGCCGAGGAGTCGGATTTAGCAGGATGGAATCCAAGGAAAAATGTGAGAGGATCATCGACCAGTTCAATGGAAAAATTTTACCAG gTTGCACTGAGCCCCTGCTGGTGAAGTTTGCTGATGGAGGAAACAAGAAAAAGACTGCCATACCGCAGATTAGAAACGAG TTGGCCCAGAGTTTGGTTGGTCTTGACAAAAGCGGATCCCTCCAAGCCTATTTCCAGCAAATGGGAGat CCAAGTCTGGCTTTAGCAGCCTATGCTGACCAAGCTTTGGCTACTAATGG TGTTGGAGCTCCTGCCTTAGTGACCCCAGCAGGCCTGACTCTTCCTCGATACACTATGGCCACCACCCCACAGACCTATCAGATGGCCCAGGCTAACCCTGCTGCTGCTGCCACAGGCTGGGTTCACCCCGGATACATCATGCAGCCTCCCATGGCCCAT TACCTCGCCACCTCCCCACTGGCCCAGACTGGTTATTCACAGATTCCATACCAGGGAGGCGCCATGATCCAAGGGCTTCAAATCGAT